Genomic segment of Verrucomicrobiia bacterium:
GACGGTCGTACGTAGTGAGGCCATTCATTTCATGCTCTACATCGACAAGCTGGGTGTAGCAAAAACCGGCCGCAGATGTAAAGCTACTCACCACTTCCATGAGCGTCTCATACTTTTGCAACAGCTCGTCGTTGGAAGAAATGGACGAATACCAATCGTACAGGCCATCGCGCTCACTTTCTGGGACATCCTGAGGAATCATGAGGAAGCCACCCACCTCGGTGAAAATAATCGGCTGGCCCCTATAGCGGGAGGTGCGGGCAAAGAGTGGAATATGCTCTTGCCCAACTTTGTCCGGCAAGTCCATGCCATTCTTATATTTCTCCGCTAGTTCTGCTGCAGTCGAGTAGTCGTGAATGGCACAGATATCGGTGATATCCGTATGCTCCCAACCATCGTTGTCCACCACGGGTCGGAATTGATCCAAACGGCGGGTAATAGAAACAATCCGCTCCAAGTAGGCGTACTGGCCCGGATGATTTTGACGCAAGCCTGGCACACCCCAGCTCTCGTTCATGGGAACCCAAGAAATGACGCTCGGGTGGTTATAGTCACGGCGGACAACCCGTTCCCACTCGGCAAGGAGGAGCTCTTCGCTTCGTGGCGACCAGGACCGCGCGTTAGCCATCTCACCCCATACCATGAGGCCCATCTTATCGCACCAGTAGAGCCAGCGCGGGTCCTCGATTTTCTGATGCTTTCGGCAGCCATTGAAACCCAGGTCTTTCATGAGCTGAATATCAGCTTTAAAAGCTTCGTCGGAAGGGGCAGTCATGCCGCCCTCCGGCCAGTAGCCCTGGTCCAACACCATCGCTAGATACCGTGGTTTTTCGTTAAGGAAGACCTTGCCATCTTCAATATGCACGCTGCGCATGCCGGCGTAGGTCCAAACGGCATCAACTTCTTCATCACCCTCCAAGAGGGTCACCTTAATGTCATAGAGGTGCGGCGTTTCAGGCGTCCAATGCTTGGCGTTAGGAATACTAATCATTACCTGCGCCGTAGCGTTGGTGGTGACATGGGTTTTCTCGCCCATAACCTGTTCCCCATCGCGCACGGTCACCTTAATGGAGCGCCTGCCGCACGGTGCGTGTAAAAAGAGCTGCAAGGCAAAGGCCTGGCGCTTAAAGAGCGGGGTAATGCGTATGTCATCGATACGAATGACACTTACAGGCTCAAGCCAAACAGACTGCCAAATGCCCGTGGTGCAGTAATAGTCCACCGCGCCCGGAATCCCACTTACCGACTGCTTGCCCCGGGGCTGTTCCGGGTCTTGATAGTCTTCTACGCGCACCACCAAGCGGTTGTCCCCGCTTTGCAAGTACGGGGACAAGTCAAAGGAAAATGGCACATGGCCACCCTGGTTATGACCCACTTCCTGCCCATTCACCCAAACGGTGGAGCGGTAATCCACGGCGCCGAAATGGATCAGCACGTCCTTGCACTGCCAATCTGCTGGGACAGCAAAGGTACGGGCATACCACACCACTCCATGAACCGCCTTGTCGTGAATGCCGGAAAGCTTGGTTTGGTAGGCAAAGGGCACCGTAATGGTGAGCGGCAACGCCTTCCCCTCAAACCAGCGCTCTTCACGGCCCACATTGGCATCGTCAAACGCAAACTCCCATTCACCATTTAAGTTGTGCCACTCGCTTCTCATGAAATGAGGGCGAGGGTATTCGGCACGGAGAACGGTAACTGCGTTTTTGGATGACTTCATAAACTGGCGGTTAGTACGTCCATCTATTTGACCCTTACTCTCGCCTAGAGTCAACCCATCCAAAACCTAGGCAAAAACCCAGAATTTACTGAGGCCGTAATTCCAGAAGAAAACAATTCCCACTGCGACGAGTTTGGAGATGTTCTCCTCCATGCCCAACTCAACGTGGAGAAGGTGGAGGATGATTTCCGTAATGAGCAAGCCTCCCAGCGAGACAAGAAGGTACTTGGCGTAACGCTCGCGGGACCCCTGCTTAAAAACGTAGCGGCTGTTAAAAAAGTACCCGTTGCTAAAACCGGCAAAGAACCCAATCCCCCCAGCTACGTACACTGAAGCATTGAGAAGGAGAAGGAGATTGAAGACCAGCATGTCTATGGCGGTGCTGAGAGCGCCAACACCGGCAAACCGAAGGATGGGTGACTGGGAAATGCTGTTGGAAGAGGGTTGAGGCATGACCTTCCGATGGTAGCACGTAGGGAAAATCAGGTACAATGATGAGGCATTATGCCGCTCCATCCAATACTACGTCCGCCCACCCGCGTCTCCCGCCTGTACCCCCTGATGACGCTGGTCCTTATGATTGGGAGTAGCTCCCTTGTCTATGCGTGGCAAAATTCCCAACTGACGGGCGATAGCGCCATCCGTGACCGTGACCGCCAAATAAGCGAGCTCACCGCAGAGGTTGAAGAGCTGGGCGCACAGTCCAAACTGGACAAGGCCAGCCTGCAGAGCCAGCAGGAACAAATTGCGCAAATGAACAGCCAACTCAAGACTATTGAGTCTGACTTGGTGACAAAAACGCAGCTCCTTAAAGACGCCGAGGGCCAGCTAGCCAAGCAAAAGGACCAGCTTGCCACTAACTCTTCCGAACTGGAGAAGCTGCGTGACCGGCCACCACTCTTCAGTTTCCAGAACGAATCCTCGCTTCCTGACATTGAGGCGAAAAAGGCGGCCGTCAAAGAAGTGGTCACCTCTGCATACGACTATATCCAGAACCTCTACGGACAGCCCTACCTCCTGAACAGCATCACCATTACGTTTGTCGATGGCTTCAGTATTGCAGGCGCCTCAGGGGAAATTGAGATCTCCAACGGGCCAAAGGGAATCGCCATCGATATCCACATTAAGGATTTTGATAAAAACGACTTCCAAGATGTGAGCACTATCATTCACGAAACCATCCATGGCTTTCATGGGATTGGCGTCTTTGATATTTCCGCCATGGAAGAAGGCATTACCGTAGCCGCGACCGATGCCGTAATGAGCCGCATGATTGCCGATGGCAAGCTGCCTAAATTTAGCCGGCTCTACCTCATTATTACGGAATCGCAGTATGCGGATTACAACAGCCGCTTTACCATTGCCGCCGACAACGATGACTTTTACGGCAACTCCCAGATTTCAAAGATTTACCAGCTCTTAGGGGCTGCTTGGTACAAGCTCTACGCGGCGGACAGTGACTTCTTTAAAAAGTTCAACCAAGCCTACTACAGCAAGGTCCAGAAGGGCGAAACTGTTGATGCTGCCGGCGTTCGTGATATTATCGCGAGTATCGTACCTACAGTAGGATCCACTTCAATAAGTGCTTTCCTACAGCAAAACCGCGCGTTCAACCCCAACTAGTCATGTCCCCCATTACCGAACTGCCGGCCGACCCTAATATCGAACCAAAAAAGTATTCTTCTTTTTGGTTCCGTTTTTTTGAGATCCTTCCTGGTGCTACCGTCTGGATCGCCCTCATCTCCCCTTTCATCCTGGCCGTGTACGCGCCGCTGGCAGTTACCATTTTCATCCTGCTTTTTGATGTCTATTGGTTCCTCCGCGCCATTTCGTACGGTGGCGTATTGGTAAAAGGTTACCGCCAATTTCATAAGAATGTGCGCACGGACTGGGGTGCCAAACTGGCACAGATTACTGCCCTCACGCCGGAACAGCGCGACAAGTGGCACATTCTTCCTTGGGAAGATGTATACCACGCTGTGATCGTCACTACCTATAAGGAAGAGCTCACCATCCTTAAAAAGTCATTGGATTCCATTGTTGAGGCAGACTACCCCAAGGACCGCATGATTGTGGTTTTGGCCACCGAGCAACGTGCCGGTGAACACGCCCAGGAAATTATTCGTGTGCTCAGTGAGCGGTACAAGGGCAAGTTTGGCAAGTTCCTTATTAGCGAACATCCCGACGATATTGTCGGCGAGGTGAAGGCCAAGGGCGCCAACGCCACCTGGGCTGCCAAGATTTTGGTTGAAGAGATGCACAAATCTAAGATCCCTTTGAGCAATGTCATTGTCTCTACTGCGGATGCCGACACCCGCTTCCCTGCCTTTTACTTTTCCTGCCTTACGTACAATTTCTGCGTAACCCCAGACCGTGTCCGTGCCAGCTTCCAACCCATTGCCACGTTTTTCAACAATATCTGGCAGGCACCCATGCTTTCACGCGTCCTTGCCTTTAACACCACTTTTTGGGCCCTTGGTGAGTCGGTACGAAACTACCGCCTCCTTACTTTTTCCACGCACGCCACATGTCTCCAAACCTTGGTGGATATTGATTACTGGTGTACCAGCATTGTGAACGAGGACTCCCGCCAGTTTTTCCGCTCGTACTTTCACTACAAAGGAAACTTCCGCGTTGTACCGCTTTTCATCCCTATCTATATGGATGCAGTGCATGTGCAAAAAATGCGTGACACTCTTCGCAACCTCTACTACCAGCAGCAGCGCTGGGCGTATGGTGTGGAGCACTTCCCGTACATTGTCCTGGAATCACACCGCCTCCGTCGCTCTATCAGCCTGGGCCGGCGTGTAATGCTCATTTGGCGGGCGTTTGACGGTGCTTTTAGCTGGGCAACCACCTCGTTCTTCATTACCGTTGTAGGCTGGCTTCCTATTCTGCTCAACGAGCAGTTCAGTAGCCAAGTTGCCTC
This window contains:
- a CDS encoding glycosyltransferase family 2 protein, translating into MSPITELPADPNIEPKKYSSFWFRFFEILPGATVWIALISPFILAVYAPLAVTIFILLFDVYWFLRAISYGGVLVKGYRQFHKNVRTDWGAKLAQITALTPEQRDKWHILPWEDVYHAVIVTTYKEELTILKKSLDSIVEADYPKDRMIVVLATEQRAGEHAQEIIRVLSERYKGKFGKFLISEHPDDIVGEVKAKGANATWAAKILVEEMHKSKIPLSNVIVSTADADTRFPAFYFSCLTYNFCVTPDRVRASFQPIATFFNNIWQAPMLSRVLAFNTTFWALGESVRNYRLLTFSTHATCLQTLVDIDYWCTSIVNEDSRQFFRSYFHYKGNFRVVPLFIPIYMDAVHVQKMRDTLRNLYYQQQRWAYGVEHFPYIVLESHRLRRSISLGRRVMLIWRAFDGAFSWATTSFFITVVGWLPILLNEQFSSQVASSNFPQAAKLLLSLTWIGLVISGIITLLLLPPDPKRKSPLSWAGMILQWAFIPIAAIFFGALPGLDAQTRLMFGKYIGFRVTEKKAV
- a CDS encoding glycoside hydrolase family 2 TIM barrel-domain containing protein, whose product is MKSSKNAVTVLRAEYPRPHFMRSEWHNLNGEWEFAFDDANVGREERWFEGKALPLTITVPFAYQTKLSGIHDKAVHGVVWYARTFAVPADWQCKDVLIHFGAVDYRSTVWVNGQEVGHNQGGHVPFSFDLSPYLQSGDNRLVVRVEDYQDPEQPRGKQSVSGIPGAVDYYCTTGIWQSVWLEPVSVIRIDDIRITPLFKRQAFALQLFLHAPCGRRSIKVTVRDGEQVMGEKTHVTTNATAQVMISIPNAKHWTPETPHLYDIKVTLLEGDEEVDAVWTYAGMRSVHIEDGKVFLNEKPRYLAMVLDQGYWPEGGMTAPSDEAFKADIQLMKDLGFNGCRKHQKIEDPRWLYWCDKMGLMVWGEMANARSWSPRSEELLLAEWERVVRRDYNHPSVISWVPMNESWGVPGLRQNHPGQYAYLERIVSITRRLDQFRPVVDNDGWEHTDITDICAIHDYSTAAELAEKYKNGMDLPDKVGQEHIPLFARTSRYRGQPIIFTEVGGFLMIPQDVPESERDGLYDWYSSISSNDELLQKYETLMEVVSSFTSAAGFCYTQLVDVEHEMNGLTTYDR
- a CDS encoding GtrA family protein; protein product: MPQPSSNSISQSPILRFAGVGALSTAIDMLVFNLLLLLNASVYVAGGIGFFAGFSNGYFFNSRYVFKQGSRERYAKYLLVSLGGLLITEIILHLLHVELGMEENISKLVAVGIVFFWNYGLSKFWVFA